One segment of Paraburkholderia bonniea DNA contains the following:
- the ybgF gene encoding tol-pal system protein YbgF — protein MTYRFSWLRITAATCTASATLMLGTPAHAGLFDDDQARQAVLDLRARTDSLSSQLAAAQRTILDQSNRLDQLNQQVATLRGQNEDLANQLTTLQKQQKDYYADLDGRLKKFEPQQQTVDGVQGTVQPGETETFNAASQQFRNGEFKNAAASFRSFISKYPQSPYQPTAQYWLGNALYALRDYKGSTAMWQSVVKNYPQHPRAPEALLAIANNQLEQGQKAAAKKTLEQLIAQYGSSEVAQAAQDKLSQIK, from the coding sequence ATGACGTACCGTTTCTCCTGGCTGCGGATTACCGCAGCAACTTGCACCGCCAGCGCAACCCTGATGCTGGGCACGCCAGCTCATGCGGGCCTGTTCGACGACGACCAGGCCCGCCAGGCCGTGCTTGATCTGCGCGCCAGGACAGACAGTCTGTCCAGCCAACTGGCCGCAGCCCAGCGCACGATCCTCGATCAGTCCAACCGTCTTGACCAGTTGAACCAGCAGGTTGCGACGTTGCGCGGACAAAACGAGGATCTGGCCAACCAGCTCACCACATTGCAAAAGCAGCAAAAGGACTACTACGCCGACCTCGATGGCCGGCTGAAGAAGTTCGAGCCGCAACAGCAAACCGTGGATGGGGTGCAAGGCACCGTGCAGCCAGGTGAAACGGAAACGTTTAATGCGGCTTCGCAACAGTTCCGCAATGGCGAGTTCAAAAACGCAGCAGCATCGTTCCGCAGCTTTATCTCGAAGTATCCTCAAAGCCCCTACCAGCCCACCGCGCAATACTGGCTTGGCAACGCGCTGTATGCGCTACGCGACTACAAGGGCTCGACGGCGATGTGGCAAAGCGTGGTGAAAAACTACCCGCAGCATCCTCGTGCACCAGAAGCCTTGCTGGCGATTGCCAACAACCAGCTTGAGCAAGGGCAAAAAGCTGCGGCAAAGAAAACGCTGGAACAGCTAATCGCACAGTACGGCAGCTCCGAAGTGGCTCAGGCGGCACAGGACAAGCTGTCGCAGATCAAGTAG
- the pal gene encoding peptidoglycan-associated lipoprotein Pal, which translates to MMSKLRIALSVLTVSALAACHSGVKLDDNANKGGAVSTQPNPNAVTQVTIDPLNDPNSPLAKRSIYFDFDSYSVEDSYQPLLQQHAQYLKSHPDRRVLIQGNTDERGTSEYNLALGQKRAEAVRRSMALLGVADSQMEAVSLGKEKPMATGHDEASWAQNRRSDLVYQQ; encoded by the coding sequence ATGATGTCCAAACTACGCATCGCATTATCCGTACTGACCGTTAGTGCATTGGCCGCCTGCCATTCAGGAGTGAAACTCGACGACAACGCCAATAAAGGTGGCGCAGTCAGCACCCAGCCGAACCCGAACGCGGTCACCCAGGTCACGATTGACCCGCTGAACGATCCAAACAGCCCGCTGGCCAAACGCAGCATTTATTTCGACTTCGACAGCTACTCGGTTGAGGACAGCTATCAGCCGCTGCTGCAACAGCATGCGCAGTATCTGAAAAGCCATCCGGACCGCCGCGTGCTGATCCAGGGCAATACCGACGAACGCGGCACCAGCGAGTACAACCTCGCGCTTGGGCAGAAACGGGCTGAAGCCGTGCGCCGCTCCATGGCACTGCTCGGCGTAGCCGACTCGCAAATGGAAGCGGTGAGCCTGGGTAAAGAAAAGCCAATGGCAACCGGTCATGACGAAGCGTCATGGGCACAAAACCGCCGTTCAGATCTCGTTTATCAACAGTAA
- the tolB gene encoding Tol-Pal system beta propeller repeat protein TolB — translation MSLMIRLGLQTLLASCLIAAGSAANAQLNVLVTGVGSTQFPIAVATFANEAAAPQQVSAIVRQDLQRSGKFTNIDAGTTPVAEGDAVDLGSWKAKGANAFVSGSVNRLANGQYEIRFKLYDTVKQQSLGGLALAGPATELRANAHRVSDYIYQQLMGVRGVFNTRLSYIVKAGNRYQLQISDSDGQDARIALSSPEPIISPAWSPDGTKVAYVSFEKKKPVVYIHDLPTGRRIVVSNQKGNNSAPAWSPDGRTLAVALSRTGNTQIFAVNVDGSGLRRLTQSSSIDTEPAFSPDGQSIYFTSDRGGAPQIYRMSAQGESAGAAQRVTFNGAYNTSPRVSPDGKQLAYISRSGGGFRLYVQDLQSGTATGLTDTTHDESPSYAANGQYLLYATQVNGRGVLAAVSTDGRTRQVLSVPGGSVREPSWGPFRQ, via the coding sequence ATGAGCTTGATGATTAGACTAGGCCTGCAAACACTTCTGGCGTCCTGCCTGATAGCAGCGGGCAGTGCCGCCAACGCGCAACTCAACGTCCTTGTGACTGGCGTTGGCTCAACCCAGTTTCCCATCGCGGTGGCGACCTTCGCCAATGAAGCCGCGGCCCCTCAGCAGGTCAGCGCAATCGTGCGCCAGGATCTGCAGCGCAGCGGCAAATTCACCAATATCGACGCTGGCACCACACCGGTCGCCGAAGGTGATGCGGTTGACCTGGGCAGCTGGAAAGCCAAAGGGGCCAATGCTTTCGTGTCGGGCAGCGTGAACCGGCTGGCAAATGGCCAGTACGAAATCCGCTTCAAGCTGTATGACACCGTGAAGCAGCAAAGCCTGGGTGGCCTGGCACTAGCAGGCCCCGCCACTGAATTGCGCGCCAACGCGCACCGCGTTTCCGATTACATCTACCAGCAACTGATGGGCGTGCGCGGCGTGTTCAACACCCGCCTGTCCTACATCGTCAAAGCAGGTAACCGTTACCAGTTGCAGATTTCCGATTCAGACGGGCAAGACGCCCGCATCGCGCTCTCCAGCCCCGAACCGATCATTTCGCCCGCGTGGTCGCCAGACGGCACCAAGGTCGCGTATGTCTCGTTCGAAAAGAAAAAACCGGTTGTCTATATTCACGACCTGCCCACTGGCCGCCGCATCGTGGTGTCCAACCAGAAGGGCAATAACAGCGCGCCTGCGTGGTCGCCAGATGGCCGCACCCTGGCCGTCGCGCTCTCCCGCACCGGCAATACCCAGATTTTCGCGGTCAATGTTGACGGCAGCGGCCTGCGCCGCCTGACCCAAAGCAGCTCGATTGATACCGAGCCCGCGTTCTCACCGGATGGCCAGTCGATCTACTTCACGAGCGACCGTGGCGGCGCACCGCAGATCTACCGCATGTCCGCACAAGGCGAAAGCGCGGGCGCAGCCCAGCGCGTGACCTTCAATGGCGCCTACAACACCAGCCCGCGCGTGAGCCCTGACGGCAAGCAGCTCGCCTATATCTCGCGCAGCGGCGGCGGCTTCCGGCTTTACGTACAAGACCTTCAGTCCGGCACAGCGACAGGCCTGACCGACACCACACACGACGAATCGCCCAGCTACGCGGCGAATGGTCAGTACCTTCTTTACGCCACACAGGTGAACGGCCGTGGCGTGTTAGCGGCAGTGTCGACCGACGGTCGCACCCGGCAGGTCCTGTCCGTTCCGGGCGGCAGTGTTCGTGAGCCGTCATGGGGTCCGTTTAGGCAATAA
- the tolA gene encoding cell envelope integrity protein TolA, whose protein sequence is MNRRNTDLPLQPPRERGTGRAFVFALAMHVLLGFFLYHGIQWQNSTPAGAEAELWSEIPDTPTPRPVPPPPAPVAPAPVLPDEDAEIALQQKKRQQREAARQAQLAEQLRQQQLLQAQQEAEAKRQQQLAADQAAQKAAAAKQKQLAEKQKQQLAEQQKQQQQQKEQQKEKEQKQAEQQQAQAADAQKKAEAQKAAKAKAQADAQAKKLDEARRARLAQLRGMAGGEGSTGNGLAKSGNGSGAGGNAASAGYAEKVQRRVRPNIVWAGDTQSLETVVAVRCSPTGTLLSATITRSSGNAQWDDAALRAVQRSDPMPLDTNGKAPASFTITLRPAG, encoded by the coding sequence ATGAACCGCAGGAATACCGACCTTCCGCTCCAGCCACCGCGTGAACGCGGCACAGGGCGCGCATTCGTCTTCGCGCTGGCCATGCACGTGCTGCTCGGATTTTTCCTGTATCACGGCATCCAGTGGCAAAACAGCACGCCTGCGGGCGCTGAAGCAGAGCTATGGAGCGAGATCCCGGACACCCCCACGCCGCGCCCGGTCCCGCCGCCTCCGGCACCGGTCGCCCCTGCACCGGTGCTGCCCGACGAAGACGCAGAGATCGCGCTTCAGCAGAAAAAACGTCAACAACGCGAAGCCGCGCGCCAGGCACAGCTTGCCGAACAGTTGCGCCAACAGCAGTTGCTGCAAGCTCAGCAGGAAGCTGAAGCCAAACGCCAGCAGCAACTCGCCGCCGATCAAGCCGCACAAAAAGCCGCAGCGGCCAAACAAAAGCAACTGGCAGAAAAACAGAAGCAGCAGCTAGCGGAGCAACAAAAGCAACAACAGCAGCAAAAAGAACAGCAGAAAGAAAAAGAGCAAAAGCAGGCCGAGCAGCAACAGGCCCAGGCCGCCGACGCACAGAAAAAAGCCGAGGCCCAGAAGGCCGCCAAAGCCAAGGCTCAGGCCGATGCCCAAGCGAAGAAACTGGATGAAGCACGGCGCGCGCGGCTCGCGCAGTTACGCGGAATGGCGGGCGGCGAAGGCTCAACCGGCAACGGCCTGGCAAAAAGCGGCAATGGCAGCGGCGCAGGCGGTAATGCTGCTTCTGCTGGCTATGCCGAGAAAGTTCAGCGGCGCGTGCGGCCGAACATCGTGTGGGCAGGTGACACTCAAAGCCTCGAAACCGTCGTTGCGGTACGCTGCTCACCCACCGGCACCTTGCTGAGCGCAACCATCACTCGTAGCAGCGGCAACGCCCAGTGGGACGACGCTGCATTACGGGCGGTGCAGCGCTCAGATCCGATGCCACTCGATACCAATGGCAAGGCACCTGCCAGCTTTACGATCACATTACGTCCAGCAGGATAG
- the tolR gene encoding protein TolR produces the protein MAGSSMRSSRTTRRAMSDINVVPYIDVMLVLLVIFMVTAPLVAPTIVNLPTVGGAAPQQQMPPVVVNIRADGNMSIKYKDDAGATQQEDMTRADLNSFVTDRQQTHPDQPMVIAADKTVKYEAVMNVMSELKARGVKRVGLLVKSQ, from the coding sequence ATGGCTGGTTCTTCCATGCGCAGCAGCCGTACGACACGCCGCGCGATGTCCGACATCAACGTCGTGCCGTACATCGACGTGATGCTCGTCTTGCTGGTGATTTTCATGGTGACGGCCCCGCTGGTCGCGCCAACTATCGTCAACCTGCCAACCGTCGGCGGAGCTGCGCCACAGCAGCAGATGCCCCCCGTCGTAGTGAATATCCGCGCGGACGGCAACATGAGCATCAAATACAAAGATGACGCTGGTGCGACGCAACAGGAAGATATGACCAGGGCAGATCTAAATAGCTTCGTGACGGATCGCCAGCAAACGCATCCCGATCAGCCCATGGTGATCGCCGCCGACAAAACCGTGAAATACGAAGCCGTGATGAATGTCATGTCCGAGCTGAAAGCACGTGGCGTGAAACGCGTTGGGCTCCTCGTCAAATCACAATGA
- the tolQ gene encoding protein TolQ, which yields MNPTQDLSIISLVLNASLLAQAVMALLLLLSLLSWTFIFRKWFAIRRARAQTERFERDFWSGGDLQALYQSAAHNRHTIGALERIFESGMREFLKGKEKRLNDPGAILDGARRAMRAAFQREMDALEANLSFLASVGSVSPYIGLFGTVWGIMNAFRGLANVQQATLANVAPGIAEALTATAIGLFAAIPAVVAYNRYAHDIDRLAIRFETFIEEFSNILQRQAQ from the coding sequence ATGAACCCTACCCAAGATCTGTCGATCATCTCCCTTGTCCTCAATGCGAGCCTGCTGGCCCAGGCGGTGATGGCGCTGCTGTTGCTACTGTCGCTGCTGTCGTGGACCTTCATCTTCCGCAAATGGTTTGCGATCCGCCGCGCCCGGGCGCAAACCGAGCGCTTCGAGCGCGATTTCTGGTCAGGCGGCGATCTCCAGGCGCTGTATCAGAGCGCAGCCCACAATCGCCACACTATTGGCGCACTGGAACGGATCTTCGAATCCGGCATGCGTGAATTCCTGAAGGGCAAAGAAAAGCGCCTGAATGATCCAGGCGCGATTCTGGATGGCGCGCGCCGCGCGATGCGCGCGGCCTTCCAGCGCGAAATGGATGCGCTGGAAGCCAATCTCTCGTTTCTCGCTTCGGTGGGTTCGGTCAGTCCGTATATCGGCTTGTTTGGCACGGTCTGGGGGATCATGAACGCGTTTCGCGGCCTCGCCAACGTGCAGCAGGCCACCCTCGCCAACGTCGCGCCCGGCATTGCCGAGGCCCTGACGGCGACGGCCATCGGCCTGTTCGCGGCGATCCCCGCAGTGGTCGCGTATAACCGCTACGCGCACGATATCGACCGTCTTGCCATTCGCTTCGAAACCTTCATCGAAGAGTTCTCGAACATCTTGCAGCGCCAGGCGCAATAA
- the ybgC gene encoding tol-pal system-associated acyl-CoA thioesterase, with translation MRRMNPPTSQSQSQSPSAVELHFNWSVRVYYEDTDAGGIVFYANYLKFFERARTEWLRACGINQHKLASKGDAQFVVSRAALDYRAPARLDDMLTIVSQIARIGRASIDFIQEAWRDGALLTTGTIRVGCVGRSALRPTAIPPPVLEALRRGPPSHRTAESSA, from the coding sequence ATGCGCCGCATGAATCCGCCTACCAGCCAGAGCCAGAGTCAATCCCCGTCTGCCGTCGAACTCCATTTCAACTGGTCCGTCCGGGTGTATTACGAAGACACCGATGCGGGCGGCATCGTGTTTTATGCGAACTATCTGAAGTTTTTCGAGCGGGCCCGCACCGAATGGCTGCGTGCCTGTGGCATCAACCAGCACAAGCTGGCCAGCAAAGGTGACGCGCAGTTCGTGGTGTCCCGCGCAGCGCTCGACTATCGCGCCCCCGCCCGGCTTGACGACATGCTCACTATCGTGAGCCAGATTGCCCGGATCGGGCGCGCTTCGATCGATTTCATCCAGGAAGCGTGGCGTGATGGAGCACTGCTGACAACCGGCACGATCCGGGTTGGCTGCGTTGGGCGCAGTGCGTTACGCCCCACCGCGATTCCGCCGCCAGTCCTTGAAGCATTACGGCGCGGACCACCCAGCCACCGTACCGCAGAGTCAAGCGCCTGA
- the ydfG gene encoding bifunctional NADP-dependent 3-hydroxy acid dehydrogenase/3-hydroxypropionate dehydrogenase YdfG, whose amino-acid sequence MIVFVTGASSGFGAAIARAFVKGGHQVIAAARRIERLQALADELGEALLPYALDVRDRAAVAAIPATLPARFAAIDVLVNNAGLALGQELAQRAALDDWQTMIDTNCTGLVQVTRALLPGMLERNRGHVFNIGSTAGNWPYPGGNVYGATKAFVQQFSLNLRADLTGTAIRVTNIEPGLCGGTEFSNIRFHGDDSKAANVYQNVQALSAEDIADSIYWIATRPAHVNINTIELMPVAQSFASLSIHRG is encoded by the coding sequence ATGATCGTATTTGTCACCGGAGCGTCATCAGGGTTTGGCGCAGCAATCGCCCGCGCTTTTGTTAAAGGTGGCCATCAGGTGATCGCCGCCGCACGCCGCATCGAACGCCTGCAAGCACTCGCGGATGAGCTTGGCGAAGCATTACTGCCATACGCACTTGACGTGCGCGACCGCGCTGCCGTCGCGGCCATCCCCGCCACACTGCCCGCCAGGTTTGCTGCCATCGACGTGCTGGTCAACAACGCAGGGCTGGCGCTCGGGCAAGAACTCGCACAACGCGCTGCACTCGACGACTGGCAAACCATGATCGACACCAACTGCACCGGCCTCGTGCAAGTCACGCGGGCGTTGCTGCCCGGGATGCTCGAACGCAATCGTGGTCACGTGTTCAATATCGGCTCGACGGCTGGCAACTGGCCGTACCCTGGCGGCAACGTATATGGCGCGACCAAAGCCTTTGTCCAGCAGTTCAGCCTGAACCTGCGGGCAGACCTCACCGGCACCGCCATACGTGTCACCAACATCGAACCCGGGCTATGCGGCGGCACTGAGTTTTCGAATATCCGCTTTCATGGCGACGACAGCAAAGCCGCCAACGTTTACCAGAACGTCCAGGCGCTCTCCGCCGAAGACATCGCCGACTCGATCTACTGGATCGCCACGCGGCCAGCGCATGTGAATATCAACACCATCGAACTTATGCCGGTCGCGCAATCGTTCGCTAGCCTGTCAATTCATCGCGGCTAA
- the glyA gene encoding serine hydroxymethyltransferase: protein MFDRAQSTIANIDPDLWQAIQQENRRQEDHIELIASENYTSPAVMAAQGSQLTNKYAEGYPGKRYYGGCEYVDIVEQLALDRVKQIFGAEAANVQPNSGSQANQGVFFAMLKPGDTIMGMSLAHGGHLTHGSPVNMSGKWFNVVSYGLNEAEDIDYAAAEKLAQEHKPKMIVAGASAFALHIDFEHLAKIARSVGAYFMVDMAHYAGLIAAGVYPNPVPHADFVTTTTHKSLRGPRGGVILMKSEFEKVINSAIFPGIQGGPLMHVIAAKAVAFKEALAPEFKVYQQQVLENARVLAETLVQRGLRIVSGRTESHVMLVDLRAKQITGKAAEAALGAAHITVNKNAIPNDPEKPFVTSGVRLGSPAMTTRGFGVEEAVQVGHLIADVLDHPEDAGVIERVRGQVSELTRRFPVYR, encoded by the coding sequence ATGTTTGACAGAGCCCAGAGCACTATCGCCAATATCGACCCTGACCTGTGGCAGGCGATCCAGCAGGAAAACCGCCGCCAGGAAGATCACATTGAGCTGATCGCGTCGGAAAACTACACGAGCCCGGCTGTCATGGCCGCGCAGGGCTCGCAACTGACCAACAAGTACGCCGAAGGTTATCCAGGCAAGCGCTATTACGGTGGCTGCGAGTACGTCGACATCGTTGAGCAACTGGCGCTTGATCGCGTCAAGCAGATCTTCGGCGCTGAGGCGGCCAACGTGCAGCCTAATTCTGGTTCGCAGGCCAACCAGGGCGTGTTCTTTGCAATGCTCAAGCCAGGCGACACCATCATGGGGATGAGTCTCGCGCATGGCGGTCACCTGACGCACGGCTCGCCCGTCAACATGTCGGGAAAGTGGTTCAACGTGGTGAGCTACGGCCTGAATGAAGCCGAAGATATCGACTACGCAGCGGCAGAAAAACTCGCGCAGGAGCACAAGCCGAAGATGATCGTGGCGGGCGCTTCCGCGTTCGCGCTGCACATTGATTTTGAGCATCTGGCAAAAATCGCCCGCTCGGTGGGCGCGTATTTCATGGTCGACATGGCGCATTACGCTGGGCTTATCGCCGCAGGGGTTTATCCGAACCCAGTGCCGCATGCCGACTTCGTGACCACCACCACGCACAAGAGCCTGCGTGGCCCGCGCGGTGGTGTGATCCTGATGAAGTCCGAATTCGAAAAAGTGATTAATTCGGCGATCTTCCCTGGCATCCAGGGTGGCCCGCTGATGCATGTGATCGCAGCTAAGGCCGTGGCTTTCAAGGAAGCGCTTGCGCCAGAGTTCAAGGTGTATCAGCAACAGGTGCTCGAGAATGCACGGGTTCTGGCTGAAACCCTGGTGCAGCGTGGCTTGCGCATTGTGTCGGGCCGCACTGAGAGCCATGTGATGCTGGTCGACCTGCGCGCCAAGCAGATCACCGGCAAGGCGGCAGAAGCCGCGCTGGGCGCGGCGCACATCACGGTGAACAAGAACGCGATTCCTAACGATCCTGAAAAGCCATTTGTGACGAGCGGTGTGCGTCTCGGTTCGCCCGCGATGACCACGCGCGGTTTTGGCGTGGAGGAAGCTGTTCAGGTTGGGCATCTGATTGCGGATGTGCTGGACCATCCTGAAGACGCTGGCGTGATCGAACGTGTGCGTGGCCAGGTGAGCGAGCTGACACGCCGCTTTCCGGTTTATCGCTAG
- the nrdR gene encoding transcriptional regulator NrdR, with the protein MHCPFCRHEDTQVADSRVSEDGAVIRRRRRCPACDKRFTTYERIELALPSVVKKDRSRTEFDRRKIVASMQLALRKRPVAADAIDAAVARIEDQLLGSGEREVHSERLGELVMNELRALDTIAYVRFASVYRRFEDVSEFEDVIEEFRRMANSPAPGRSPKKR; encoded by the coding sequence ATGCATTGTCCTTTTTGTCGGCACGAAGATACCCAGGTCGCTGATTCGCGGGTATCCGAAGACGGCGCGGTGATTCGCCGCCGCCGCCGCTGCCCAGCCTGCGATAAACGTTTTACGACGTATGAGCGGATTGAGCTGGCGTTGCCGTCGGTCGTCAAAAAGGATCGCAGCCGCACTGAGTTCGACCGCCGCAAGATCGTGGCCAGCATGCAACTGGCGTTGCGCAAGCGCCCAGTTGCAGCTGACGCGATTGACGCTGCAGTGGCACGCATCGAAGATCAACTCCTGGGCAGCGGTGAGCGTGAAGTGCACAGCGAGCGCCTTGGCGAGCTGGTCATGAATGAGTTGCGCGCGCTCGACACCATTGCTTATGTTCGTTTTGCTTCCGTGTACCGGCGCTTTGAAGATGTGTCTGAGTTTGAAGACGTGATCGAAGAGTTTCGCCGCATGGCCAATTCCCCCGCCCCGGGCCGTTCGCCCAAAAAACGCTGA
- a CDS encoding GspH/FimT family pseudopilin — translation MKFSAVSKQVSGGFTLIETLMVIALALLIATLAVPSFVLWQVRDQVDSRARTFAATLGFARSEAVRRGVPVTVCRTDQARQCLGVAQPCGGAHDWSCGWAVIAEPAGAQKVLRAQSSELDVRISGVLSDLTFTPPAGQLIGRFRRFEIAPRVASQEMQGPRFQRCIRIAAGGRVRLAEGSCGARP, via the coding sequence ATGAAATTTAGTGCTGTGTCAAAACAGGTTTCAGGTGGTTTCACGCTGATCGAAACTCTGATGGTGATTGCGCTGGCGTTGCTGATTGCAACGCTGGCGGTGCCATCGTTCGTGCTCTGGCAGGTGCGCGACCAGGTTGATAGCCGTGCTCGCACATTTGCGGCCACGTTGGGATTTGCTCGCAGTGAAGCGGTGCGGCGCGGTGTGCCCGTCACGGTGTGCCGCACGGATCAGGCGAGGCAGTGCCTCGGGGTAGCGCAGCCTTGTGGCGGCGCGCATGACTGGTCGTGCGGTTGGGCGGTGATCGCTGAGCCTGCCGGGGCGCAAAAAGTACTACGGGCCCAGTCAAGCGAGCTGGACGTGCGAATTTCTGGTGTGCTGAGTGATTTGACCTTTACGCCACCGGCAGGGCAATTGATCGGCCGTTTTCGCCGCTTTGAAATTGCGCCACGCGTAGCTTCCCAGGAAATGCAGGGGCCGCGTTTTCAGCGCTGCATCCGGATTGCCGCAGGGGGCCGTGTCCGGCTGGCAGAAGGTTCATGTGGAGCAAGACCATGA
- a CDS encoding type IV pilus modification PilV family protein, with product MSRRRVAQCAGIALVEVMLAIVLMAVNAMGLIATQLWTVRETRAMLLREQAWFFADALAEAAHGVEAGTRVQQWQGRAVDALPQARVRVTYSGGAGMAQVSWASVRGVSARVPTLQTPSAPQESDCAERSGDLGDLGNLSDSGDVGNACASLGFAA from the coding sequence ATGAGCCGCAGACGGGTTGCGCAGTGTGCTGGCATTGCGCTGGTCGAAGTCATGCTCGCTATCGTCTTGATGGCGGTGAATGCGATGGGTCTGATTGCCACGCAGTTATGGACGGTGCGTGAGACGCGCGCGATGTTGCTGCGCGAGCAGGCCTGGTTTTTTGCCGATGCTCTCGCTGAGGCGGCGCATGGCGTTGAGGCTGGTACGCGGGTTCAGCAGTGGCAGGGTCGGGCCGTGGATGCGTTGCCGCAGGCGCGTGTGCGTGTGACGTATTCGGGTGGGGCAGGCATGGCGCAGGTGAGCTGGGCTTCGGTGCGTGGCGTGTCAGCCCGTGTGCCAACGCTCCAGACACCTTCGGCACCTCAGGAATCAGACTGCGCTGAGCGGTCAGGTGACTTAGGTGACTTAGGTAACTTAAGTGACTCAGGTGACGTTGGCAACGCATGTGCTTCGCTGGGGTTTGCTGCATGA
- a CDS encoding PilW family protein — MRPRFAVHFVRRHARFCTRGHTLLELLIALALGLVVTAGAVSLYQSQRNAFQRAGDALQMNEAGRAALTLIGQQIQMAGFTFADLPRDQRPAQPLPAVFGCSGARPAGSGAGGKFTCSPLASQSDGILIRYFDDGLATWRSAAGLATDCLGQGVNSVSPMGAAITNLYYARMSGSTGQPELYCEGSGKPGSAQPVVEGVERLLVRYWSEGAVQALAAHMLTPEQWRHVVAVDVCVLVRGGVQPQAAPYVDCEGVTGVSSDSRMRRAFWRHVALRNVQGGALR; from the coding sequence ATGAGGCCTCGCTTTGCTGTCCACTTCGTTCGCCGCCATGCTCGTTTCTGCACGCGTGGTCATACGCTGCTTGAACTGCTGATTGCGCTCGCGCTGGGGCTGGTCGTGACGGCCGGTGCGGTGTCGCTGTATCAGTCGCAACGCAATGCGTTCCAGCGCGCAGGGGATGCACTCCAGATGAATGAGGCGGGGAGGGCTGCGCTGACGCTAATCGGCCAGCAGATTCAAATGGCGGGCTTCACCTTTGCCGATCTGCCACGTGATCAGCGTCCGGCCCAACCTTTGCCAGCGGTGTTCGGTTGCAGCGGTGCGCGCCCTGCAGGATCGGGTGCTGGCGGCAAGTTCACCTGTTCACCTTTGGCGAGCCAGTCTGACGGGATTCTCATTCGCTATTTCGACGATGGTCTGGCGACATGGAGATCCGCAGCTGGGTTGGCGACGGATTGTCTTGGCCAGGGCGTGAACTCCGTGAGCCCGATGGGCGCGGCAATTACGAATCTTTATTACGCGAGGATGAGTGGCTCGACAGGCCAGCCTGAACTGTATTGCGAAGGTAGCGGCAAGCCTGGTTCAGCGCAGCCCGTGGTTGAAGGGGTAGAGCGTCTGCTGGTTCGGTACTGGTCAGAAGGGGCGGTACAGGCGCTCGCGGCACACATGCTCACGCCTGAACAATGGCGTCATGTGGTGGCGGTTGATGTGTGTGTGCTGGTGCGCGGAGGGGTACAGCCGCAAGCCGCGCCTTATGTCGATTGCGAGGGGGTGACGGGGGTCAGCAGTGACAGCCGCATGCGGCGAGCGTTCTGGCGTCACGTGGCGCTGCGCAATGTGCAGGGTGGTGCGTTGCGATGA
- a CDS encoding type IV pilin protein produces MTLRARGFTLLELMIVLAIGATLAAFAVPSYFNQVVQAHRMEAVAALYRAAQFLESNAGNAGEGLPGGLDQAPSVGTAVYRLRVVPADVPGGDYVLEAQPVESGPMHADACGVFVLDASGQRSNRDGNLAGAGARTCWSTR; encoded by the coding sequence ATGACGCTACGCGCAAGAGGATTCACGTTGCTGGAACTGATGATCGTGCTGGCGATTGGCGCTACGCTCGCGGCGTTTGCGGTGCCGTCGTATTTCAATCAGGTGGTGCAGGCGCACCGGATGGAGGCAGTAGCTGCGCTTTATCGCGCTGCGCAGTTTCTTGAGTCGAATGCGGGAAATGCTGGAGAAGGCTTGCCCGGTGGGCTGGACCAGGCACCGTCAGTGGGAACGGCGGTGTACCGCTTGCGTGTGGTGCCAGCGGATGTGCCGGGAGGGGACTACGTGCTGGAGGCACAGCCAGTGGAGTCCGGGCCGATGCATGCCGATGCCTGCGGTGTTTTCGTGCTGGATGCCAGCGGACAGCGCAGCAACCGCGATGGGAATTTAGCCGGAGCGGGTGCCCGAACCTGCTGGAGCACCCGTTAG